TGCAAAATGTAAATTGTAACCGGCGCCGTTAATAACGCAGTTAACGCCTGACTGCCTGCCAGTGCCGCCAGAACGCCATCCTGCAGTAATAACAGCTCATCGCCGCTTTTCAGCATCCGCAACAGTAGCGCGAAGTCGCACTGGAAGGGAGAGTTCATCAGCGTATGCAGCATGGTGCTTCCTTAAAACGTCACAATACGGTCGAACTGATCAAGCCGCTGGCGCAATGCATCAGCGCTTAACACCTCGGCGGGCAGCACGCGTGGGTCCTCGGCCGTTAATCCGCGTTCGGCCAGCGAGTCCGCGCAGATATAGCACTGCTCCACCTCGTACAGCGGCAAAACGCCGAAGGTAGCGATATAATTGCGTGCCAGAATTTTCTCCGGCTGCTGACCGGCAGTAAGCTGCAATACGCCATCGCCAATAAAAAACAGCGCAATATTTTCACTCAGTGCTGAAGTGGCCAGCACCGCATCCAGCCCTTCGCGTCCGGCGCTGCTGCCATGCGGGGCGCGGGTAAAGATAAAAGCGATTGAATTCATCAGAACTGCACCAGTCGTTCACAATTTAACGCCGCTTCCGCCAGCGAACCTAAACCCGTCAGCTGAAAACCCGGTTGCAGATTCGCCGCGGGCAGCGCCAGACTCTGTGCCTGCTGCTGATCGGTCACGCCACGTCGTAACGCCGCCGCCACACAGATATGCAGCGCCGTGCCATGCTCAGCCTGAAGCTGCTGCCAGGCGCGCACCAGGTCAAACTCATCGCTGGCAGGCGCCGTCAGCTGGTTGGCGTTCAGCACCCCTTCGCGATAGAAGAATACGCTGCTCAGCGTATGCCCCGCCGCAATTAAGGCTTTGGCAAACAGCCAGGCGCTGCTTGCCTGCTGGGTGCCATAGGCCGGGCCGGTAACCAGCAGAGTAAACTGCATTAACGATCCTGGCCCTGGAAATCACCGCTTTTAAACTGGCGAATATAGAGATAGACGGTGTGCTTGGAGATATTCAGACGGTCCGCCACCTGATTAATCGCATCTTTGATATCGAAAATACCCTTCTCATACAGATTAAGCACAATCTGGCGATTCTTGGCATTATTCGACACATTGCGATCGGCGCTCACCTCTTCAATCGTGAACTCCAGCGTCTGTGTCACCAGATCCTCCACCGAAGAAGCGAAGTTAACTGATGAAGCCACCTCTTTGATTTCCGGCGGCATAAAGGTCGACATAATCTGCGAGAACGGCACATCGAGATTCATATTGATGCACAGCAGCCCGATCACCCGCTCCTCACGATTGCGAATCGCGATGGTCACCGACTTCATCAGCACCCCGCTTTTGGCGCGGGTAAAATAGGCCTTTGACACATTACTGTCAGCGCCGGTCATATCGTGCAGCATACGCAGGGCGAGGTCGGTAATGGGCGAACCGACTTTACGGCCGGTATGTTCGCCATTAGCAATGCGCACGGCTGAACACTTCAAATCCTCCAGCGAGTGCAGGACGATTTCACAATGTGAGCCGATCAGCATCGCCAGACCATCAACCACCGCTTCATACGACTGCAGAATATCGTGGTCGGTCTGAATAAATGGCCGTTGCTCCAGTAAGTCTGATTCGATCAACTCACCGGGACTGAATGGATTAGACATGGAAGAGACACCCTAATATTGGCTGGAGCCTGTCTCAGCGCGGCCTGGGCAGACTCAACATACAGAATTTTGCGCGAAGGATAGTTTAGCAAATCAGGGAAAGCTGTGTCCTGGCCTTTGTTGCTAATTGCGCAGAATCACTA
This is a stretch of genomic DNA from Winslowiella toletana. It encodes these proteins:
- the tusB gene encoding sulfurtransferase complex subunit TusB, whose translation is MLHTLMNSPFQCDFALLLRMLKSGDELLLLQDGVLAALAGSQALTALLTAPVTIYILQEDVDARGLSAQISAKVTPVSYTEFVALAVKHPQQMTW
- the tusC gene encoding sulfurtransferase complex subunit TusC — translated: MNSIAFIFTRAPHGSSAGREGLDAVLATSALSENIALFFIGDGVLQLTAGQQPEKILARNYIATFGVLPLYEVEQCYICADSLAERGLTAEDPRVLPAEVLSADALRQRLDQFDRIVTF
- the tusD gene encoding sulfurtransferase complex subunit TusD, which produces MQFTLLVTGPAYGTQQASSAWLFAKALIAAGHTLSSVFFYREGVLNANQLTAPASDEFDLVRAWQQLQAEHGTALHICVAAALRRGVTDQQQAQSLALPAANLQPGFQLTGLGSLAEAALNCERLVQF
- a CDS encoding helix-turn-helix transcriptional regulator; its protein translation is MSNPFSPGELIESDLLEQRPFIQTDHDILQSYEAVVDGLAMLIGSHCEIVLHSLEDLKCSAVRIANGEHTGRKVGSPITDLALRMLHDMTGADSNVSKAYFTRAKSGVLMKSVTIAIRNREERVIGLLCINMNLDVPFSQIMSTFMPPEIKEVASSVNFASSVEDLVTQTLEFTIEEVSADRNVSNNAKNRQIVLNLYEKGIFDIKDAINQVADRLNISKHTVYLYIRQFKSGDFQGQDR